The proteins below come from a single uncultured Carboxylicivirga sp. genomic window:
- a CDS encoding chemotaxis protein CheW — protein MKDQITSLISFYVNKEVFAFDTLKVRNILEFGKITWVPNTKDYVLGVMNLHGNIFPVADLRVMMETENIENTNDTSIIVVSTDGKNDSLIGIVVDGVKEVFDIDGLEIKESVYHGNSGIVNSFLGTIHKNEEFVHIIDLDETVLEIEK, from the coding sequence ATGAAAGATCAAATTACATCACTGATTTCATTTTATGTGAACAAAGAAGTTTTCGCATTTGATACTCTTAAAGTGCGAAATATACTAGAGTTCGGCAAAATTACTTGGGTGCCTAATACCAAGGATTATGTATTAGGTGTAATGAATTTGCACGGTAACATATTTCCGGTTGCAGATTTAAGAGTGATGATGGAAACAGAGAATATCGAAAATACAAATGACACCTCTATCATAGTAGTATCTACCGATGGAAAGAATGACTCTTTGATAGGTATAGTGGTAGATGGAGTGAAAGAAGTATTTGATATTGACGGGTTGGAAATAAAAGAGTCGGTTTACCATGGTAATTCCGGCATTGTAAATTCATTTCTGGGTACCATTCATAAAAATGAAGAGTTTGTACACATTATAGATTTGGATGAAACAGTACTTGAAATTGAAAAATAA
- a CDS encoding chemotaxis protein CheA, whose product MIDKFREKFVEESLDNINDLEEALFLLEKDMQNSEIIERIFRAMHSLKGGGAMFGFNHLSEFTHHLETVFDLVRNDKLAVTTDIISMTFEAIDQIKHLLQVGDLTEAADISNQTEFINRIQAVSNLDSPVAKTAAPSVTSPSVAVNNGAKTFLINIKPNEDILRNGTNPFYLLDDLHAMGEAKVAAFVKDIPVLDKLQPITNFCYWQVVLNTSESINEIKDVFIFVEDECEIDIKELKVGNIVKSDELADLIAKAVAEDKPLQKEQIEAIGGSSDEQQDAKKDAKKKVQLKEHKISSIRVNSNKIDDLVNLVSELVTIQAQLNLYAEKDGNGDIVSLAENIQKLSRQLRDNAFEISLIPLQSELMRFQRLVRDLSKELNKEIDFIIEGGDIELDKNIIEHLTDPLLHIIRNSVDHGIEMPDERTKNGKAPKGTIVFKAFYSGASVIVQVIDDGKGIDPEFIKAKAISKGLIDEKVELSRKEIFDLVFLSGFSTKETVSDVSGRGVGMDVVKKKIGEIRGEVSLDSEVGQGTTLTLELPMTLSIIDGLLVNVAENQYVIPIANIEKIHAVEDLNFGNTLNHIVSIEDQQYTYIDVREVFDTEITDGGGQQMILVKFEDRKIGLLVDQVIGEYQTVVKPLGRYLKKQENISGATIMGDGSIALVIDTNRMIHSNAAKKYRTKK is encoded by the coding sequence ATGATTGATAAGTTTAGAGAAAAATTCGTAGAGGAATCACTTGATAATATAAATGATCTGGAAGAAGCATTATTCCTATTGGAAAAGGATATGCAAAACAGTGAAATTATTGAGCGAATCTTTCGTGCAATGCACTCGCTAAAAGGTGGAGGGGCGATGTTCGGTTTTAACCACTTAAGTGAATTTACGCATCATCTTGAGACAGTTTTTGACTTGGTCCGAAATGATAAACTGGCCGTTACCACTGATATCATTTCAATGACATTTGAAGCGATTGATCAAATTAAGCATTTGCTTCAGGTTGGAGATTTAACTGAAGCTGCTGATATTTCTAATCAGACTGAATTTATTAATCGAATTCAGGCAGTATCTAATTTAGATTCACCCGTTGCAAAAACAGCAGCTCCAAGTGTTACTAGCCCATCGGTAGCTGTTAACAATGGTGCTAAAACTTTCTTGATTAACATAAAACCCAATGAAGATATCTTAAGAAATGGTACTAATCCATTTTACTTGCTAGATGATCTTCATGCAATGGGGGAAGCTAAAGTTGCAGCTTTTGTAAAAGATATACCAGTCTTAGACAAATTACAACCTATTACTAATTTCTGTTATTGGCAAGTAGTTTTAAATACATCAGAATCAATTAATGAAATAAAAGATGTATTTATTTTTGTTGAGGATGAGTGTGAGATTGATATTAAAGAGCTTAAAGTAGGTAATATTGTTAAGTCCGATGAACTAGCTGATTTAATCGCAAAAGCTGTTGCAGAAGATAAACCTTTGCAAAAAGAGCAGATTGAAGCAATTGGTGGTTCAAGTGATGAACAGCAAGATGCGAAGAAAGATGCAAAGAAAAAGGTTCAACTAAAGGAGCATAAAATATCCAGTATCAGGGTTAATTCTAACAAAATTGATGACCTTGTAAATCTTGTTAGTGAGCTTGTAACCATTCAGGCTCAGCTTAATTTGTATGCTGAGAAGGATGGGAATGGGGATATTGTTTCACTAGCAGAAAACATTCAGAAGTTAAGCCGTCAGTTACGTGATAATGCTTTTGAAATTAGCTTGATTCCTTTACAGAGTGAATTAATGCGTTTTCAGCGTTTAGTTCGTGATTTATCAAAAGAACTAAATAAAGAAATTGATTTCATAATTGAAGGTGGAGATATTGAGTTAGATAAAAACATTATCGAACATTTAACAGATCCACTTCTTCATATTATTCGAAATTCAGTCGATCATGGTATTGAAATGCCTGACGAAAGAACTAAGAATGGGAAGGCTCCTAAAGGAACAATTGTTTTTAAAGCTTTTTATTCTGGAGCTAGCGTAATTGTACAAGTAATTGATGATGGTAAAGGTATTGATCCCGAGTTTATTAAAGCTAAAGCGATTAGTAAGGGTTTAATAGATGAGAAGGTTGAACTAAGTAGAAAGGAAATATTCGACCTAGTTTTCTTGAGTGGTTTTTCTACAAAAGAGACAGTCTCTGATGTTTCAGGACGTGGAGTTGGAATGGATGTGGTTAAAAAGAAAATTGGAGAAATTAGAGGTGAAGTTTCTTTAGACTCAGAGGTTGGTCAAGGTACTACATTAACCCTTGAGTTACCAATGACCCTTTCTATTATCGATGGATTACTTGTTAATGTAGCAGAGAATCAATATGTAATTCCAATTGCAAATATTGAAAAAATACATGCTGTAGAAGATCTTAACTTCGGGAATACATTAAATCATATTGTGTCTATCGAGGATCAACAATATACATATATTGATGTTAGAGAAGTATTTGATACAGAGATTACTGATGGTGGTGGTCAACAAATGATATTAGTTAAGTTTGAAGATCGTAAGATTGGCTTATTGGTTGATCAGGTGATAGGTGAGTATCAAACTGTTGTGAAGCCATTGGGACGCTACTTAAAGAAGCAGGAAAACATATCTGGAGCAACAATAATGGGAGATGGAAGTATTGCTTTGGTAATAGATACCAATCGTATGATACATAGCAATGCAGCTAAGAAATACCGAACAAAGAAATAA
- a CDS encoding Hpt domain-containing protein — protein MIEKIKHIFVEETSTELKVLEKELAVAKTIKLSDESIEKVFRTMHTIKGSAPMFGFNQLTDIAISVETAFRSLHDGDIVLNDHIIDKTKDVVSLIQEVLNKKNDQLLDLDDKKHALIHFFTNIDRLNVRTND, from the coding sequence ATGATAGAGAAAATCAAACATATTTTTGTTGAGGAAACCAGCACTGAATTAAAAGTGTTGGAAAAAGAGTTAGCAGTAGCAAAAACAATTAAGCTCAGTGATGAGTCGATAGAAAAAGTTTTTCGTACTATGCATACTATAAAAGGTTCCGCACCTATGTTTGGTTTTAATCAGCTTACAGATATAGCCATCTCTGTAGAAACCGCTTTTCGAAGTTTACATGATGGTGATATTGTACTAAATGATCATATTATTGATAAAACAAAGGATGTTGTATCATTAATTCAGGAGGTGTTAAATAAAAAGAATGATCAATTATTGGATTTAGATGATAAAAAACATGCGTTGATTCATTTTTTTACAAACATTGACAGGTTAAACGTTCGAACAAATGATTGA
- a CDS encoding response regulator, which produces MAKTVLIVDDSESIREVVNFTLQNEGYDVLVGVDGEDALKFLDGRTIDIVITDLHMPNLDGLGLIRKVREMDAYKHIPILFLTTESQASKKMEAKQAGATGWIIKPFVPAKLLSAISRVLR; this is translated from the coding sequence ATGGCTAAAACAGTTCTTATTGTTGATGATTCAGAAAGTATACGTGAAGTAGTCAACTTTACATTACAAAACGAGGGCTATGATGTATTAGTTGGTGTTGATGGTGAAGATGCGCTTAAGTTTTTAGATGGGCGTACTATCGATATTGTTATCACCGACTTACATATGCCTAACCTTGACGGACTAGGGTTAATACGAAAGGTAAGAGAAATGGATGCATACAAACATATTCCTATTCTTTTTCTGACAACTGAGTCTCAGGCTTCTAAAAAGATGGAAGCTAAACAAGCTGGTGCAACAGGATGGATCATTAAACCTTTTGTTCCTGCAAAGTTATTAAGTGCAATTTCCAGAGTTCTTAGATGA